The Plectropomus leopardus isolate mb chromosome 2, YSFRI_Pleo_2.0, whole genome shotgun sequence genome has a window encoding:
- the slc16a1a gene encoding monocarboxylate transporter 1a isoform X1, translating to MAPAVGGPVGYTPPEGGWGWMVVAGAFISIGFSYAFPKSITVFFKEIEAIFNVTSSQVSWISSIMLAVMYGGGPISSILVNKYGSRPVMMAGGCLSGLGLIAASFCNSVEALYFCIGVVGGLGLAFNLNPALTMIGKYFYKRRPIANGIAMAGSPVVLSTMAPINTWLFEKFGWRGSFLILGGLLFNCCVAGSLMRPIGPKPKPAEKTTERMTISQRINSFIDLSLFKHRGFMLYITGNIIMFFGLFAPLVFLSNYAKSKDIPKEKAAFLLSVLAFVDMVARPSMGIVANTKWVRPRIQYFFAASVLYNGVCHVLAPVSVDYKGFVIYSIFFGFAFGWLSSVLFETLMDLVGAQRFSSAVGLVTIVECGPVLLGPPLLGRFKDIYHDYKYTYQGCGILLIVSSVILFAGMGLNYRLLDKEKKEEERRARMGGRELKSNRENAAKEASNTEDTV from the exons ATGGCTCCTGCCGTCGGTGGTCCTGTAGGCTACACACCCCCTGAGGGTGGCTGGGGATGGATGGTGGTAGCCGGGGCCTTCATCTCCATTGGCTTCTCGTACGCATTCCCCAAATCCATCACTGTCTTCTTTAAGGAGATTGAGGCAATCTTCAATGTGACCAGCAGCCAGGTGTCCTGGATCTCGTCCATCATGCTAGCGGTCATGTATGGCGGCG GTCCCATCAGCAGCATCCTGGTTAATAAATATGGGAGTCGTCCTGTTATGATGGCGGGAGGATGCCTGTCTGGATTGGGTCTCATAGCTGCCTCTTTTTGCAATTCTGTTGAAGCACTATACTTTTGTATTGGTGTGGTGGGAG GTTTGGGATTGGCCTTCAACCTCAACCCTGCCCTCACCATGATTGGAAAGTACTTCTACAAAAGGCGGCCTATTGCTAATGGAATTGCCATGGCTGGCAGCCCTGTCGTTCTCTCCACCATGGCTCCTATAAACACCTGGCtttttgaaaagtttggttGGAGAGGAAGTTTCTTGATCCTGGGTGGCCTGCTTTTCAATTGCTGTGTCGCTGGTTCCCTCATGCGACCCATAGGACCGAAACCCAAACCTGCAGAGAAGACCACAGAGAGGATGACTATATCGCAGAGGATTAACAGCTTCATCGATCTCTCTCTGTTCAAGCACCGTGGCTTTATGCTTTATATTACTGGcaatattatcatgtttttcgGTCTCTTTGCGCCACTGGTGTTCCTCAGTAACTATGCAAAGAGCAAAGACATTCCCAAAGAGAAGGCTGCCTTCCTCCTGTCTGTGCTGGCTTTTGTGGACATGGTTGCCCGGCCCTCAATGGGTATTGTGGCTAACACCAAGTGGGTGCGGCCCAGAATACAGTACTTCTTTGCTGCATCTGTGCTGTACAACGGCGTTTGCCATGTTTTAGCACCAGTATCGGTAGACTACAAAGGCTTTGTGATTTACTCCATCTTCTTTGGGTTTGCTTTCGGCTGGCTGAGCTCAGTGCTGTTCGAGACCTTGATGGACCTGGTGGGAGCCCAGCGCTTCTCCAGTGCTGTTGGGCTTGTCACTATCGTGGAGTGTGGTCCTGTATTGTTAGGACCCCCTTTGCTCG gGAGGTTCAAAGACATCTATCATGATTACAAGTACACGTACCAGGGCTGCGGGATCCTCCTCATCGTCTCCAGTGTCATCCTGTTTGCAGGGATGGGACTCAACTATCGACTGCTGgacaaggagaaaaaagaggaggagaggagggccAGGATGGGAGGTAGAGAACTTAAGTCCAACAGGGAAAATGCTGCCAAAGAGGCCAGCAACACAGAAGACACTGTCTAA
- the slc16a1a gene encoding monocarboxylate transporter 1a isoform X2, with protein sequence MAPAVGGPVGYTPPEGGWGWMVVAGAFISIGFSYAFPKSITVFFKEIEAIFNVTSSQVSWISSIMLAVMYGGGPISSILVNKYGSRPVMMAGGCLSGLGLIAASFCNSVEALYFCIGVVGGLGLAFNLNPALTMIGKYFYKRRPIANGIAMAGSPVVLSTMAPINTWLFEKFGWRGSFLILGGLLFNCCVAGSLMRPIGPKPKPAEKTTERMTISQRINSFIDLSLFKHRGFMLYITGNIIMFFGLFAPLVFLSNYAKSKDIPKEKAAFLLSVLAFVDMVARPSMGIVANTKWVRPRIQYFFAASVLYNGVCHVLAPVSVDYKGFVIYSIFFGFAFGWLSSVLFETLMDLVGAQRFSSAVGLVTIVECGPVLLGPPLLGRFKDIYHDYKYTYQGCGILLIVSSVILFAGMGLNYRLLDKEKKEEERRARMGECL encoded by the exons ATGGCTCCTGCCGTCGGTGGTCCTGTAGGCTACACACCCCCTGAGGGTGGCTGGGGATGGATGGTGGTAGCCGGGGCCTTCATCTCCATTGGCTTCTCGTACGCATTCCCCAAATCCATCACTGTCTTCTTTAAGGAGATTGAGGCAATCTTCAATGTGACCAGCAGCCAGGTGTCCTGGATCTCGTCCATCATGCTAGCGGTCATGTATGGCGGCG GTCCCATCAGCAGCATCCTGGTTAATAAATATGGGAGTCGTCCTGTTATGATGGCGGGAGGATGCCTGTCTGGATTGGGTCTCATAGCTGCCTCTTTTTGCAATTCTGTTGAAGCACTATACTTTTGTATTGGTGTGGTGGGAG GTTTGGGATTGGCCTTCAACCTCAACCCTGCCCTCACCATGATTGGAAAGTACTTCTACAAAAGGCGGCCTATTGCTAATGGAATTGCCATGGCTGGCAGCCCTGTCGTTCTCTCCACCATGGCTCCTATAAACACCTGGCtttttgaaaagtttggttGGAGAGGAAGTTTCTTGATCCTGGGTGGCCTGCTTTTCAATTGCTGTGTCGCTGGTTCCCTCATGCGACCCATAGGACCGAAACCCAAACCTGCAGAGAAGACCACAGAGAGGATGACTATATCGCAGAGGATTAACAGCTTCATCGATCTCTCTCTGTTCAAGCACCGTGGCTTTATGCTTTATATTACTGGcaatattatcatgtttttcgGTCTCTTTGCGCCACTGGTGTTCCTCAGTAACTATGCAAAGAGCAAAGACATTCCCAAAGAGAAGGCTGCCTTCCTCCTGTCTGTGCTGGCTTTTGTGGACATGGTTGCCCGGCCCTCAATGGGTATTGTGGCTAACACCAAGTGGGTGCGGCCCAGAATACAGTACTTCTTTGCTGCATCTGTGCTGTACAACGGCGTTTGCCATGTTTTAGCACCAGTATCGGTAGACTACAAAGGCTTTGTGATTTACTCCATCTTCTTTGGGTTTGCTTTCGGCTGGCTGAGCTCAGTGCTGTTCGAGACCTTGATGGACCTGGTGGGAGCCCAGCGCTTCTCCAGTGCTGTTGGGCTTGTCACTATCGTGGAGTGTGGTCCTGTATTGTTAGGACCCCCTTTGCTCG gGAGGTTCAAAGACATCTATCATGATTACAAGTACACGTACCAGGGCTGCGGGATCCTCCTCATCGTCTCCAGTGTCATCCTGTTTGCAGGGATGGGACTCAACTATCGACTGCTGgacaaggagaaaaaagaggaggagaggagggccAGGATGGGAG AATGTCTTTGA